From a single Cydia strobilella chromosome 17, ilCydStro3.1, whole genome shotgun sequence genomic region:
- the LOC134748732 gene encoding clavesin-1-like, with protein sequence MPFIDIAFQADVSRYEDAEFEEFSRRNCDENPDTRDTAIEELRRLLKERGECRPRRTDDAYLLRFLRCRRFIPALAHKLMVRYEDFRSKNPELYDCDAFDLQRVKDVFSCTFPDNPDNGRITIMRLGKWDMDNTPAEDLIRCALLLDEICAMQPRLQILGVTIVIDLKGLGFRHMRYLNLKTAGQFASLLGVAFPLLLQGLHIINYNWLFNSILPMFKQFIPQAGWERIHFHSNLESLHKHIHPQYLPAEYEGHCKYLVTCEEWLSKIEKYKDDFMVKDLRDLGYRVK encoded by the exons ATGCCCTTCATAGACATAGCCTTCCAGGCCGACGTGAGTAGGTACGAAGATGCAGAGTTCGAGGAATTCTCAAGAAGGAATTGCGACGAGAATCCCGATACCAGGGACACAGCTATTGAGGAGCTGAGGCGGTTGCTTAAAG AAAGGGGGGAATGTCGGCCGCGGCGAACGGACGACGCGTATTTATTGAGATTTCTGAGGTGCCGAAGATTTATTCCTGCCTTGGCACATAAATTG ATGGTACGCTACGAAGACTTCCGCTCAAAAAACCCCGAGTTGTATGACTGCGACGCGTTCGACCTGCAACGCGTCAAAGACGTGTTTTCCTGCACCTTCCCTGACAACCCTGACAATGGCAGGATTACCATCATGAGGCTGG GCAAGTGGGACATGGACAATACCCCGGCAGAGGACCTAATTCGCTGTGCGTTGCTGTTGGATGAAATATGCGCTATGCAGCCAAGACTGCAAATTCTGGGGGTCACCATTGTTATAGACCTTAAGGGACTCGGTTTTAGACATATGAGATATTTGAATTTGAAGACTGCGGGTCAATTCGCCAGCTTATTGGGA GTAGCGTTCCCGCTCTTGCTCCAAGGCCTGCACATTATCAACTACAACTGGTTGTTCAACTCCATACTTCCGATGTTCAAACAGTTCATACCACAAGCGGGTTGGGAGAGAATACACTTCCATTCAAATTTAGAGTCTCTCCACAAACATATTCACCCTCAGTATCTGCCAGCGGAATACGAAGGACATTGCAAATACCTAGTCACGTGTGAAGAGTGGCTTTCGAAAATTGAAAAGTACAAAGACGACTTTATGGTGAAAGATTTAAGAGATTTGGGGTACCGGGTCAAGTAG